The Vibrio orientalis CIP 102891 = ATCC 33934 genome segment AGCTTCTTTATGCTCACCACGCTACATACCAATTACGTGTTAACCCAATTTGAACGCTCACAACCTAAGAACCCAGAACTATTGGAGCAAGTGACTAATCCGATCGTTTGGCAGGACAGATTTGATTGGGATATCTTCAGCACCTACCTCAATATTGGCTTGCACCAACAAGAGGCCAAATTTATTCAGCCTTATATCGATTGGTCTTTGGACATCATCAAAGATAAGCCTCGTCCGGCTTTTTACAATAATTTGATCTTGGCTTATCAGGGACTGGGCGAAACAGTCAAAGCGGAACAGATTCGACGCGAAGCACAATTTCTCTTCCCTGAGCGAGACTTTTCGCAGGTGTTCTATATTCCACCTAATGTTGATGCGTTAAAGGCTCAAAACGAGCAAGAGCAAAAATAAATAAAGGCGACCATTGGTCGCCTTTATTACTTCAGTCCCATAACGCTATTGAGCAAGAGACTCTTCCAGTGCGCGTAAACATAACGCAACATTTTCAGCGCGAGCACCGTAGCCCATTAAGCCGATGCGCCAAGCTTTACCCGCTAGCGCACCCAATCCTGCACCAATTTCTAAGTTATAAGTATTAAGTAGGTGGTTACGTACCTTAGCGTCATCAATACCTTGAGGAATATAAATCGCATTCAGTTGAGGTAAGCGCGAGCTCTCTTCAACGACAAATTCAAAACCTAGCTTTGCCAAACCTTGTTTGAGTTTCTCATGCATATCACGATGACGTTGCCAAGCATTCTCAAGTCCTTCATTTTTTAGAATCAACAGCGATTCATGCAGCGCATACAAGCTATTTACTGGTGCTGTGTGGTGGTAGCTACGTTTACCTTCACCGCTCCAATAACCTAGGACTAAACTTTGGTCGAGGAACCAACTCTGCACTGGTGTAGTACGAGACTGAATTTTCTCAATAGCGGCAGGAGAAAACGTCACTGGCGATAAACCAGGAACACAAGACAAACATTTTTGACTGCCAGAATAAACCGCGTCCAATTGCCACTCATCGACTTTCAGTGGCACTCCACCCAATGACGTTACTGCATCAACAATAGTTAGCACACCATATTGCTTCGCAAGCTTGCCAAGTGCCTCAGCATCACTGCAAGCGCCCGTAGATGTTTCTGCATGGACAAAGGCAAGCACTTTCGCGTCAGGGTTATCTTTCAGCGCTTGCTCAACTTTAGCCACTGATACGGGGGTTCCCCATTCATCATCAACCACCTCGGCAATCCCGCCAGCACGTACCACATTTTCACGCATTCGTTCACCAAACACGCCATTGCGACACACAATAACTTTTTCACCCGGTTCAATCAGGTTAACAAAACAGGTTTCCATTCCAGCGCTGCCCGGCGCTGACACGGCAATAGTAAATTCATTTTCGGTTTGAAAAGCGTATTTAAGTAGCGATTTAAGCTCGTCCATCATGCCAACAAACAATGGGTCTAAGTGGCCAACAGTTGGACGACTCAAAGCTTGTAGTACTTGAGGGGAAATATCGGAAGGCCCCGGCCCCATTAAAATTCGGTGTGGGGGAATAAAACTTTGAATCGTCATTGGCAGCTCCTTTTGAATAACTTTTTCATTCTATTTATTTTGCTTACCCACATTAATGCATATTTCCCCCACCAGCAATTAGCCCAAAGTCTTGAGGTCAAACCAGTGTCACAAGTTTGTTAATTTATAAATACGATAAAGTTACAAATTCCCGTTGACATGAGTCACAGAAAAACGTTCAATGCTGAGTATGTGGTGAATATTTATGCCGCATAGCAAATTATTTTGCAGAAGAGGAGCACTGCCCAGGTAGATATGTTGTGGAACCGCAAATCCAATACAGCATATTGAGGGGGAGTAGTGCCGAGGTAGATAAAAGTTGTGGCTTACGTCTATCGGTTGTTAGGGTTGAATCCCTACGACTGTCATCAGCCCAGTCTGATGATGAGCTTCTGAGGTATACCATTCAAATAAACACCTCTCTTTCGCTCAACTCTCTTCATCAAAGTAAAACATTGGATGTTGGTATAGCTACCAAATTATATATTTTCAGGAAGTCGTGGGAGAAAACGCTGTGAGCAGTTTTAATGTAGCTAAATTTGGTGGAACAAGTGTTGCGAATTTTGAAGCAATGAGCCGTTGTGCCGCTATTATTGAAAGCAACCCAAATACCAAACTCGTAGTCAGTAGTGCTTGTTCTGGAGTGACCAACTTACTGGTTGAACTGGCTAATGGTGTACAAGATCAAACTCGTCGCAGTGAAGTTCTAGCCAAACTGGCAGAGATCCACCAAGCCGTTCTAAACCAGCTAGAAGATGCAGCCCAAGCCGCGAGTGAAGTGTCAACTATTCTCGATACAGTGGCAAGCCTTGCTGAAGCCGCCTCTATTCAATCAAGTCACAAACTGACCGATCACCTTGTTGCGTGTGGCGAACTGATGTCGACCCATTTACTAACACAGCTAATGAAAGAGCGTGGTATCAAAGCGGTTCGATTCGACATCCGAGATGTGCTGCGTACTGATAGCAACTTTGGCAAAGCCGAGCCACTTTTAGACGATATCAGCGCACTCGCTCAGCAAAACTTAATACCACTGTGCCAAGCGCATGTTGTGATTACCCAAGGCTTTATCGGTTCGGATGAACAAGGCAATACCACGACATTAGGTCGTGGTGGTAGTGACTACAGCGCGGCATTAATTGCCGAAGCAGTGGAAGCATCAGGCTTAGAGATTTGGACAGATGTTCCGGGTATCTATACCACCGACCCTCGCATTGCCGCTAAAGCTTCGCCAATTGCAGAAATCAGCTTTAGCGAAGCATCAGAGATGGCGAACTTTGGCGCTAAGATTCTTCACCCATCGACATTACTGCCTGCACTGCGTCATGATATCCCTGTCTTTGTTGGCTCTTCAAAGCAGCCAGAGAAAGGCGGCACTTGGATTCGTCACCAAGTTGAAAGCTCACCGCTATTCCGTGCGCTCGCCCTACGCTGCAACCAAACCATGGTGACACTGCGCAGCGCCCAAATGTTCCACGCGTATGGTTTCTTGGCCAAAGTGTTTGAAATCTTAGCTAAGCATAAAGTCTCGGTAGACTTGATCACCACTTCAGAAATCAGTGTCTCACTCACACTCGATCAAACAGACACCTCTGGCGGAGCGCCGCAACTCCCTGAAGCCGCGCGCCTAGAGCTTGAAGAGTTATGTACTGTTGAAGTGGAACACAACCTCTGTCTGGTTGCCCTAATCGGTAACAATATGAGCGAAAGCAAAGGTTATGCGAAGCAAGTGTTTGGCACATTAGAAGACTTCAACCTACGTATGATTTGTTACGGTGCAAGTCCGCACAACCTGTGTTTCTTAGTCCATGAATCAGTCTCGAAGCAAGCGATTCAGAAACTACATACGGAATTGTTTGAAAAGTAGAGAAAAGAATAAAAAAAGGGTTGATGTGAAAGCATCAACCCTTTTTTTGTTGTCATTCCCGAGAGCGAGGGACGAGCGAGTTGGGGATCTCTTAAAGCAAGTAACGAAACTCTCTAAGATTCCCTACTCATCCTTCATCAGTCTATTCAATGACAAGTAATCGGTACAAAAAGCGTGTTCGCCGTTACTCGCCAGCCACTTTCATTGATTCTAGCAAGATAGAACCCGTTTGAATCTGCGAGCGCGTCTCTACATCGTTACCGACCGCAACAATCTGGTTAAACATCTCTTTTAGATTGCTAGCAATCGTGATCTCAGAAACTGGGTATTGGATTTCACCATTCTCAACCCAAAAACCAGCCGCGCCACGAGAGTAATCACCAGTAACAATATTAACGCCTTGGCCCATCACTTCTGTTACCAGTAGGCCTGTGCCTAGCTCTTTGAGCATCTGGTCGAAGTCCTGACCAGTCGACTTAACAAACCAGTTGTGGATACCACCAGCATGGCCTGTTGGAGTCATGTCCATCTTACGTGCCGCGTAGCTTGTCAGCAGGTAAGTTGCCAGAACACCATCGGTAATAATTTCGCGGTCTTGAGTAAACACACCTTCGCTATCAAATGGGCTTGATGCTAAACCACGTAGCACATGTGGACGCTCTGATACGTTGAACCATTCAGGTAGCACTTGCTTACCAAGGTGATCTAATAGGAATGACGACTTACGGTAAAGGTTACCACCACTGATCGCCATGACTAAGTGGCCGAGTAAACCTGTAGCTACGTCAGCGGCAAACATCACTGGGTATTTGCCGGTTTTCAGTTTCTGTGCATCCAAGCGACTCACAGTCTTTTCCGCGGCTTTCTGGCCAACTAATTCAGGTGTCCATAGGTCATCTTTATGACGAGCTACCGTGTAGCTGTAGTCTCGCTCCATTTCACCATTGGCACCTTGGCCAATGACACAACAGCTGGTGCTATGGCGACTTGAGGCATAGCTTGCTAGCAAACCATGACTGTTGCCGTACACTTTTAATCCATAGTGGCTGTCATAGCTTGCACCGTCACTTTGCTTAATCTTGTCGCTGTACGATAGGGCTTGTTGTTCAGCCGCAATCGCTACTTGAGCAGCATAATCAGGATCTGGCGTATCTGGATGGAATAAATCTAAATCAGGGATCTCTTGCACCATCATTTCTTTAGGTGCAGGGCCTGCGTATGGATCTTCAGAGGTATACTGAGCAATATCGAGAGCAGCAAGTACCGTTTGTTGGATTGCCTTTTCACTCAAGTCTGATGTTGAAGCGCTGCCTTTACGTTGATTACGGTATACCGTGATACCTAATGCGCCATCACTGTTAAACTCAACGTTTTCTACCTCGCACATACGGGTTGAAACGCTTAAGCCA includes the following:
- the lysC gene encoding lysine-sensitive aspartokinase 3, with amino-acid sequence MSSFNVAKFGGTSVANFEAMSRCAAIIESNPNTKLVVSSACSGVTNLLVELANGVQDQTRRSEVLAKLAEIHQAVLNQLEDAAQAASEVSTILDTVASLAEAASIQSSHKLTDHLVACGELMSTHLLTQLMKERGIKAVRFDIRDVLRTDSNFGKAEPLLDDISALAQQNLIPLCQAHVVITQGFIGSDEQGNTTTLGRGGSDYSAALIAEAVEASGLEIWTDVPGIYTTDPRIAAKASPIAEISFSEASEMANFGAKILHPSTLLPALRHDIPVFVGSSKQPEKGGTWIRHQVESSPLFRALALRCNQTMVTLRSAQMFHAYGFLAKVFEILAKHKVSVDLITTSEISVSLTLDQTDTSGGAPQLPEAARLELEELCTVEVEHNLCLVALIGNNMSESKGYAKQVFGTLEDFNLRMICYGASPHNLCFLVHESVSKQAIQKLHTELFEK
- the pmbA gene encoding metalloprotease PmbA → MDVRQQVAQQRVELESAVAKALEMAAAKSDAAEVAISKSTGLSVSTRMCEVENVEFNSDGALGITVYRNQRKGSASTSDLSEKAIQQTVLAALDIAQYTSEDPYAGPAPKEMMVQEIPDLDLFHPDTPDPDYAAQVAIAAEQQALSYSDKIKQSDGASYDSHYGLKVYGNSHGLLASYASSRHSTSCCVIGQGANGEMERDYSYTVARHKDDLWTPELVGQKAAEKTVSRLDAQKLKTGKYPVMFAADVATGLLGHLVMAISGGNLYRKSSFLLDHLGKQVLPEWFNVSERPHVLRGLASSPFDSEGVFTQDREIITDGVLATYLLTSYAARKMDMTPTGHAGGIHNWFVKSTGQDFDQMLKELGTGLLVTEVMGQGVNIVTGDYSRGAAGFWVENGEIQYPVSEITIASNLKEMFNQIVAVGNDVETRSQIQTGSILLESMKVAGE
- a CDS encoding pyridoxal-phosphate-dependent aminotransferase family protein, with protein sequence MTIQSFIPPHRILMGPGPSDISPQVLQALSRPTVGHLDPLFVGMMDELKSLLKYAFQTENEFTIAVSAPGSAGMETCFVNLIEPGEKVIVCRNGVFGERMRENVVRAGGIAEVVDDEWGTPVSVAKVEQALKDNPDAKVLAFVHAETSTGACSDAEALGKLAKQYGVLTIVDAVTSLGGVPLKVDEWQLDAVYSGSQKCLSCVPGLSPVTFSPAAIEKIQSRTTPVQSWFLDQSLVLGYWSGEGKRSYHHTAPVNSLYALHESLLILKNEGLENAWQRHRDMHEKLKQGLAKLGFEFVVEESSRLPQLNAIYIPQGIDDAKVRNHLLNTYNLEIGAGLGALAGKAWRIGLMGYGARAENVALCLRALEESLAQ